One stretch of Chitinophaga pendula DNA includes these proteins:
- a CDS encoding LytR/AlgR family response regulator transcription factor, with the protein MEIRCLVADDEALAREGLENYIQASEYLTLMASCNSAMAAREILETAPVDLMFLDINMPRMSGLHLLETLTTPPVTILVTAYPDYALEGFRLDVLDYLLKPVSPDRFAKSVQKALSYFSLRRPAPLVQTNAIADHIFVKHKQVYEQVMLSDILYVEGMQNYVVIQTIRTKIVAYLTFKSVEQQLPSDTFLRIHKSYIINLRQVHTVDSNMVQIGPYALPVSRSQRDLLMRVVNSRLLSK; encoded by the coding sequence ATGGAAATTAGATGTTTAGTTGCAGATGATGAAGCGTTGGCCAGAGAGGGGTTAGAAAACTATATACAGGCAAGTGAATATCTGACGCTAATGGCGTCGTGCAACAGTGCTATGGCGGCCAGGGAGATATTAGAAACGGCGCCGGTCGACCTTATGTTCTTGGACATCAATATGCCGAGGATGAGTGGTTTGCATCTCCTGGAGACGCTTACTACGCCACCGGTTACGATATTGGTCACTGCTTATCCGGATTATGCGCTGGAGGGTTTTCGGCTGGATGTATTGGATTATCTTTTAAAACCTGTTTCTCCTGATCGTTTTGCCAAGTCGGTCCAGAAGGCGCTGTCGTACTTCAGCTTGCGCAGGCCGGCACCGTTGGTCCAAACGAATGCTATTGCTGATCATATTTTTGTAAAGCACAAGCAGGTATATGAGCAGGTGATGTTATCAGATATTTTGTATGTGGAGGGTATGCAGAACTATGTGGTGATACAGACGATACGTACTAAAATTGTTGCTTATCTGACTTTTAAGAGTGTCGAGCAGCAGTTACCATCTGACACCTTTCTGCGGATACATAAATCTTATATTATCAATTTACGGCAGGTGCATACGGTAGATAGTAATATGGTACAGATAGGGCCTTATGCGTTGCCGGTAAGTAGAAGTCAGCGTGACCTGCTGATGCGGGTGGTGAATAGCCGATTGTTGTCGAAATAG
- a CDS encoding metallophosphoesterase family protein, with amino-acid sequence MKIQAISDLHIDYTENLKWLKGLSRYDYQEDVLILGGDISHHIPLVETAFYHLKKIFKEVIFVPGNHDLWIKASTLNHSLEKYELTNQLAKSYGIHTTTLHLEQLTIIPLLGWYDYSFGFPTQYAMDSWQDFYACQWRGFADMAAVTRHFLGLNEPALLSIRPDIPRITFSHFLPRIDVMPDYIPEERRFIYPFLGSSGLEEQLRRVSPIMHIYGHSHLNRRVSLDGVEYINNAFAYPDETRISKKELLCVYEY; translated from the coding sequence ATGAAAATCCAGGCAATATCTGATCTGCACATTGACTATACGGAGAATCTCAAATGGCTGAAAGGTCTTTCCCGATATGACTACCAAGAGGATGTTCTTATACTTGGAGGGGATATTTCCCATCATATTCCGCTTGTAGAGACTGCTTTTTATCATCTGAAGAAAATATTCAAGGAGGTGATTTTCGTACCCGGCAATCATGATCTGTGGATAAAGGCCAGTACGTTGAATCATTCGCTGGAGAAATATGAGCTGACCAATCAGTTGGCTAAGTCTTATGGTATACATACGACTACTTTGCACCTGGAGCAGTTAACCATTATCCCATTGTTAGGGTGGTATGACTATTCGTTTGGGTTTCCTACCCAGTATGCGATGGACAGCTGGCAGGATTTTTATGCCTGTCAATGGCGTGGGTTTGCTGACATGGCGGCAGTGACCCGGCATTTTCTGGGACTCAATGAGCCAGCGTTGTTATCTATACGGCCCGATATTCCGAGGATTACTTTTTCTCATTTTTTGCCCCGGATCGATGTGATGCCTGACTATATTCCTGAGGAGCGCCGTTTCATTTATCCTTTCCTGGGTAGTAGCGGGCTGGAGGAGCAGTTGCGGCGGGTGAGTCCTATTATGCATATATATGGGCATAGTCACCTGAACAGGCGGGTGAGCCTGGATGGGGTTGAATACATCAATAATGCTTTTGCTTATCCTGATGAGACACGTATCAGTAAGAAGGAGCTGTTATGTGTGTATGAGTATTAA
- a CDS encoding thioredoxin family protein, whose translation MKKITLMLAVLCTVLRVYAQEGIQFTTGSWNHILQQAKAENKLVFIDVYTTWCKPCKMMDEEVFTRKDVGEAFNAAFINVKMDAERGGGRIARLYDVKGYPTYLFVNGDGQLVYKVVGSTNAERFISYAQAALIEKEDPKPLIQWKAEYAAGKRGKTFLVAYFKKKMTQNIRDAQLLEEVFEVLSPEDATDTTLMKMVYTDDRMFQPGGHAFRYTIKHYQAINNTLGDARSLQVLFAGIYASSIKGEETGLRLAQSNLLSIAMTIDDKHGILMAKSLPMIYYRYNGDSVRMWKATHDLIEDFVIPALPALAQQDSANFQAFMAPYLNGTQDSSKVPGWKINCRLKQAEQRITYAYQLRDAAEAVYKNYRKPAAMKKAMEWARLADASFPHFSAKAVYAGLLFSNGEKAAAINMMQQASEDFFLDGHPDKKNILLANAEKLKAAQLPEQLWP comes from the coding sequence ATGAAAAAAATCACCCTCATGCTGGCGGTATTATGTACCGTACTCCGCGTATATGCCCAGGAAGGCATACAGTTTACCACAGGATCCTGGAATCATATCCTCCAACAGGCCAAAGCCGAAAATAAACTGGTATTCATAGATGTATATACCACCTGGTGTAAACCTTGTAAAATGATGGATGAAGAGGTCTTTACCCGCAAAGACGTGGGCGAGGCTTTTAACGCCGCATTTATTAATGTCAAAATGGATGCGGAAAGAGGAGGGGGCAGGATAGCCCGCCTGTACGATGTCAAAGGATATCCCACCTATCTGTTTGTAAATGGCGACGGCCAGCTGGTGTATAAGGTCGTAGGAAGTACTAATGCGGAAAGATTTATATCGTACGCCCAGGCAGCACTCATCGAAAAAGAAGACCCTAAGCCACTGATACAATGGAAAGCCGAATACGCAGCAGGTAAACGCGGAAAAACATTCCTTGTCGCCTACTTCAAAAAGAAAATGACCCAAAACATCAGGGATGCACAACTACTGGAAGAGGTCTTCGAAGTATTATCTCCCGAAGATGCAACGGATACCACACTCATGAAAATGGTATATACAGACGACCGGATGTTTCAGCCGGGCGGACATGCCTTTCGCTATACCATAAAGCATTACCAGGCTATAAACAATACCTTGGGAGATGCCCGCTCACTACAGGTATTATTTGCCGGTATCTATGCTTCCAGCATAAAAGGGGAAGAAACAGGATTGCGCCTGGCCCAATCTAATTTACTGAGTATCGCCATGACCATCGACGATAAACATGGAATACTGATGGCCAAAAGCCTGCCAATGATCTACTATCGATACAATGGCGACTCCGTCAGAATGTGGAAGGCTACCCACGACCTGATAGAGGATTTTGTGATTCCGGCCCTCCCCGCCCTCGCACAGCAAGATTCCGCCAACTTCCAGGCATTTATGGCGCCCTACCTCAATGGTACACAGGATTCATCGAAAGTGCCCGGCTGGAAGATCAATTGCCGTCTTAAACAGGCAGAACAAAGGATCACCTACGCCTACCAGCTACGCGATGCCGCAGAAGCCGTATACAAAAACTATCGTAAACCCGCCGCCATGAAAAAAGCAATGGAATGGGCCCGCCTGGCAGATGCTTCCTTCCCCCATTTTTCCGCTAAAGCCGTATATGCAGGATTGCTATTCAGCAATGGCGAAAAAGCCGCCGCCATCAACATGATGCAACAAGCCAGCGAAGACTTTTTCCTGGATGGCCATCCGGATAAAAAAAACATCTTACTCGCTAATGCAGAAAAACTGAAAGCAGCACAACTACCCGAACAACTCTGGCCCTAA
- a CDS encoding sensor histidine kinase produces the protein MLFTSGTVCGFRFYQEYATTVIAHEQLRTAHLEAELTLLRGQLNPHFVFNMMNGIHVLIQRDARQAADMVLEFSDMLRFQLYDCSQPFISIQQEINYLQHYVSVERKRRGDVLKVDCYWGDALPSGYISPLILTPFIENAFKHVSCGEGTAGFIRVSLYVEGHQLFLTVDNSRESLPAIPDPLHRGKGIGLANVKKRLSLLYPGRHLLQIKETAERFAVFLEIDISPQYPKQHN, from the coding sequence GTGCTTTTTACCAGTGGCACTGTTTGCGGGTTTCGTTTTTACCAGGAGTATGCGACTACTGTTATAGCGCATGAGCAGTTGCGTACTGCGCACCTGGAGGCGGAGCTTACCTTGTTGCGTGGGCAGCTCAATCCTCATTTTGTTTTCAATATGATGAACGGGATACACGTGTTGATCCAGCGGGATGCGCGGCAGGCGGCGGACATGGTACTGGAGTTTTCCGATATGCTTCGGTTCCAGCTATATGACTGTTCGCAGCCTTTTATATCTATACAACAGGAAATCAACTATTTGCAGCATTATGTAAGTGTGGAGCGAAAACGAAGGGGGGATGTGTTAAAAGTGGACTGTTATTGGGGAGATGCCTTACCTTCCGGTTACATTTCTCCATTGATACTAACGCCATTTATTGAAAATGCTTTTAAACATGTGTCTTGCGGGGAGGGAACGGCTGGTTTTATACGCGTATCACTTTATGTGGAGGGGCATCAATTGTTCCTGACTGTAGATAACAGCCGGGAGTCCTTACCGGCTATTCCTGACCCGCTACACCGGGGGAAAGGGATAGGATTGGCCAATGTGAAGAAGCGATTATCGTTGCTCTATCCGGGCCGGCATTTACTACAGATTAAAGAAACGGCGGAGCGTTTTGCCGTGTTCCTTGAAATTGATATCAGTCCACAATATCCAAAACAGCATAATTGA
- a CDS encoding alpha/beta fold hydrolase: MKNFSLINKIKSLAAAAILFGTFGNVSNVAAQSAKAIKNVVLVHGAFVDGSGYKGVFDILTKKGYNVTVVQNPLSSLADDVAATQAALDRQDGPAILVGHSYGGSVITEAGEHPNVAALVYLAAFQPDQGESALDWAKTEPSSPKAGILPPDEKGILYYDKAKFHDGFASDLPKDLTDFMYASQGRFAFAALDAKMTKAAWKTKPAYGIVATQDEAILPSIQRKMYKRGNDKITEIKGSHAVFISHPKEVADVIIRAAQEVK, translated from the coding sequence ATGAAAAACTTTTCCCTGATAAACAAGATCAAATCCCTGGCCGCCGCCGCCATATTATTCGGCACGTTCGGTAATGTATCCAACGTAGCCGCCCAGTCTGCAAAAGCAATTAAAAATGTAGTGCTCGTTCATGGCGCCTTCGTGGATGGTTCCGGTTACAAAGGCGTATTCGACATCCTCACCAAAAAAGGATATAACGTCACAGTAGTACAAAATCCGTTAAGCTCACTGGCCGACGACGTAGCAGCCACCCAGGCAGCTCTCGACAGACAAGATGGCCCGGCGATCCTGGTAGGCCACTCCTACGGCGGCTCCGTTATCACAGAAGCCGGCGAACATCCAAATGTTGCCGCCCTCGTATACCTGGCAGCCTTTCAGCCGGATCAAGGAGAATCAGCACTGGATTGGGCCAAAACAGAACCTTCCTCCCCTAAAGCAGGCATCCTGCCTCCGGACGAAAAAGGTATCCTGTACTATGATAAAGCAAAGTTCCATGACGGATTCGCCAGCGACCTGCCCAAAGACCTGACAGACTTCATGTACGCCTCCCAGGGCCGGTTCGCATTCGCTGCATTGGATGCTAAAATGACCAAAGCAGCCTGGAAGACCAAACCCGCCTACGGTATAGTAGCCACCCAGGATGAAGCCATATTGCCCTCCATCCAACGCAAAATGTATAAGAGAGGAAATGATAAAATCACAGAGATAAAAGGCAGCCACGCTGTATTTATCTCCCATCCGAAAGAAGTAGCAGATGTCATCATCAGAGCTGCTCAGGAAGTAAAATAA
- a CDS encoding LytR/AlgR family response regulator transcription factor — MLTAIAIDDELVALSVIKNHAAFTPFLEVKEYFTNAFEALDFLQKEKVDLIFLDIKMPDISGMEFVSSLVDPPMIIFTTAYSEHAVQSFELDAVDYLLKPFSLQRFLKACNKANQLQQLKKKAQQEIPATPEYIFIKSGYEQLKVALDDILYLESAGNYVSFVLKQRNILSRLSMQEALTLLPASSFSRVHRSFIVANNKIEKADRYAIYIGDATISIGAAYAAIVERLLKGDTNSY; from the coding sequence ATGCTGACTGCTATCGCTATAGATGATGAACTGGTGGCACTTTCCGTAATAAAAAACCACGCCGCATTCACCCCCTTCCTGGAGGTAAAGGAGTATTTTACCAACGCATTCGAAGCACTCGACTTCCTGCAAAAAGAAAAAGTAGACCTGATATTCCTGGATATTAAAATGCCCGATATCAGCGGCATGGAATTCGTAAGCAGCCTGGTAGATCCCCCCATGATCATCTTTACGACCGCCTACTCAGAACATGCAGTACAGAGCTTCGAACTCGATGCAGTAGATTACCTGCTAAAGCCATTCTCCCTGCAACGCTTCCTGAAAGCCTGCAACAAAGCCAACCAACTGCAACAGCTGAAAAAGAAAGCCCAGCAGGAAATACCGGCAACTCCCGAATACATCTTTATAAAAAGTGGTTACGAACAACTGAAAGTAGCCCTCGACGATATTTTATACCTGGAGAGCGCAGGTAACTACGTGAGCTTTGTATTGAAACAACGTAATATCCTCTCCCGCCTCTCTATGCAGGAGGCGCTGACACTATTGCCCGCATCCTCCTTTTCTCGCGTTCATCGATCCTTCATAGTAGCCAACAACAAGATCGAAAAAGCCGACCGCTATGCGATCTATATAGGCGATGCCACCATCAGCATAGGGGCCGCCTATGCCGCCATAGTAGAACGATTGTTAAAAGGCGATACCAACAGTTACTGA
- a CDS encoding acyl-CoA dehydrogenase family protein — translation MIAPDFDFRHVVNQAPSLQDYNAFTSNQILQALVNTYGASWINTPATDFGAIIGSAALIEMGHLANKHLPVLKTHDRYGNRLDIVEFHPAYHEIMELAIRHQVHAVSWNNNHSGAYLAHSTLSYLKQQVDEGTSCPITMTFAAVPALRIEPAIAAEWLPLLLSGHYDPRHIPYFEKKGITFGMAMTEPQGGSDVRANLTTATPTGNGTYRITGRKWFCSAPMSDAFLVLAQTGKGLSCFLVPRFTPDGIKNTLFFQRLKDKLGNKSNASGEVEFHQSWARIIGEEGRGVAAIMEMVRHTRLDCAVGSAATMHRAVAEAIHHCRHRNAFGKKLIEQPLMKNVLADLALESAAATTLGMRLAKGFDDARNDEEAMYFTRIATAIGKFWNTKRAVAVLGEALECIGGNGYVEESILPRLYRDIPVNAIWEGSGNVQALDVLRAMHKEPECTTALMNYFTKAKGLHPALDTQLKALQQVLADPAAYEFKARIIVEKMALAIQAVELIHTAPPDIATQFCQSRLSTDRHLTWGTLDDDKAADQIIHLTHHVFLSQIPPV, via the coding sequence ATGATAGCACCCGATTTCGACTTCCGGCATGTGGTTAACCAGGCACCCTCCCTGCAAGACTACAACGCCTTTACCAGCAATCAGATATTGCAGGCATTGGTCAACACCTATGGCGCATCGTGGATCAACACACCAGCCACCGATTTCGGGGCCATCATCGGTAGCGCCGCTTTGATAGAAATGGGACACCTGGCCAATAAACACCTTCCGGTGCTGAAAACACACGACCGCTACGGCAATCGCCTCGACATAGTAGAGTTCCACCCCGCATACCACGAGATCATGGAGCTCGCCATCCGCCACCAGGTACATGCCGTCTCTTGGAACAATAACCACAGTGGCGCCTACCTCGCACACAGTACCTTATCCTATCTTAAACAACAGGTAGACGAAGGTACCAGCTGCCCCATCACTATGACCTTTGCCGCCGTACCTGCGCTGCGCATAGAACCGGCAATAGCAGCAGAATGGCTACCCTTGCTGCTTTCCGGTCATTACGATCCGCGACATATCCCTTACTTCGAAAAGAAAGGCATCACCTTCGGAATGGCCATGACCGAACCCCAGGGCGGCAGCGACGTAAGAGCCAACCTCACCACCGCCACCCCCACAGGAAATGGAACCTACCGTATCACCGGCAGAAAATGGTTCTGCAGCGCCCCCATGAGCGATGCCTTCCTCGTACTCGCCCAAACAGGTAAAGGACTGAGCTGCTTTCTGGTACCCAGGTTCACCCCCGATGGAATAAAAAATACCTTGTTCTTCCAGCGGCTGAAAGATAAACTGGGCAATAAATCCAATGCCTCCGGTGAAGTGGAATTCCACCAGTCCTGGGCACGTATTATCGGCGAAGAGGGAAGGGGAGTAGCCGCCATCATGGAAATGGTCAGACATACCCGGTTGGATTGCGCAGTAGGGTCCGCCGCTACCATGCATCGCGCCGTCGCAGAAGCAATCCACCACTGCAGACACAGGAACGCCTTCGGCAAAAAACTCATAGAACAACCCCTCATGAAAAACGTACTGGCAGACCTGGCCCTCGAATCAGCGGCAGCAACCACCTTGGGCATGCGCCTGGCGAAAGGATTCGACGATGCCCGCAACGACGAAGAAGCCATGTACTTCACCCGCATAGCCACCGCTATCGGCAAATTCTGGAACACCAAAAGAGCTGTAGCCGTACTGGGAGAAGCACTCGAATGTATCGGTGGAAATGGCTACGTAGAAGAATCAATATTGCCCCGGCTGTATCGCGATATCCCCGTCAATGCCATCTGGGAAGGCTCCGGTAACGTACAGGCCCTCGACGTACTCCGGGCCATGCATAAAGAACCCGAATGCACAACAGCACTCATGAACTATTTCACAAAAGCTAAAGGCCTGCACCCCGCACTCGATACACAACTAAAAGCACTGCAACAAGTACTGGCCGACCCCGCTGCCTACGAATTCAAAGCTCGTATCATCGTGGAAAAAATGGCCTTGGCCATCCAAGCCGTCGAACTCATACATACCGCCCCTCCCGATATCGCTACCCAGTTCTGCCAATCCCGGCTATCAACAGATCGACACCTCACCTGGGGAACCCTCGACGATGACAAGGCCGCCGATCAGATCATTCACCTAACACATCATGTATTTTTATCCCAGATACCCCCGGTTTAA
- a CDS encoding mersacidin/lichenicidin family type 2 lantibiotic, with product MKITQVDVVRAWKDASYRNQLSAEQLATLPANPIEDAREGLDAMLMGAGTKSQAQQANSSGLICTWSGECMGGQSCNPFVNIFN from the coding sequence ATGAAAATCACACAAGTTGATGTCGTTCGTGCATGGAAAGATGCATCCTATCGTAACCAATTATCCGCTGAGCAACTGGCAACCCTTCCCGCTAATCCTATCGAAGATGCTCGCGAAGGACTGGATGCCATGCTGATGGGCGCCGGCACAAAATCACAGGCACAACAAGCTAACTCAAGTGGCTTGATCTGTACCTGGAGCGGTGAATGTATGGGCGGCCAAAGCTGTAACCCATTCGTAAATATCTTTAACTAA
- a CDS encoding helix-turn-helix domain-containing protein, which yields MSTPRYFESNYKFFGHLIIDQQAVQDINAGKYKMYIQIFYLPQGYKLKIDFNEYTTDGPAFFFVSGNQYIQILETGTAEAHYIYYTRDFYCIQIHDAEVACDGIVFNNIYNMPMTKLPAPEAKAVNDVYTLLIDELTQKESSHEEMIRTCLKQLIIRGTRLWKKQQLNHLQDEPEREIEFFRDFSKLVEIHYKSKHAVSEYADLLGLAPKTLSAKFSRLHLTPPNDIIKDRIVLEAKRLLCYTSNSVKEIAYQLGYDDPAYFNRMFTNKTGDSPAVFKKKYHQEEKVQF from the coding sequence ATGTCTACGCCCAGGTATTTTGAATCTAACTATAAGTTCTTCGGACACTTAATAATAGACCAGCAAGCAGTACAGGACATCAATGCCGGAAAGTACAAAATGTACATCCAGATATTCTATTTGCCCCAGGGATATAAACTGAAAATCGATTTTAACGAATACACCACCGACGGACCGGCTTTCTTTTTCGTAAGCGGTAATCAATATATACAGATCCTGGAAACGGGAACAGCAGAAGCCCATTATATCTACTATACCCGCGATTTCTATTGCATACAGATACACGACGCCGAAGTAGCCTGCGATGGCATCGTATTCAATAATATCTATAACATGCCCATGACAAAACTGCCGGCGCCCGAAGCCAAAGCAGTAAATGATGTGTATACACTCCTCATAGATGAACTGACACAAAAAGAATCCTCCCACGAAGAAATGATCCGTACCTGCCTCAAACAATTGATCATAAGAGGTACCAGGCTGTGGAAAAAACAACAATTAAACCACCTGCAGGATGAACCGGAACGAGAGATCGAATTTTTTAGGGACTTTAGCAAATTAGTAGAGATTCACTACAAGAGTAAACATGCCGTCTCAGAATATGCCGACCTGCTGGGCCTGGCTCCCAAAACCCTATCCGCCAAATTCAGCCGCCTGCACCTTACCCCTCCCAATGATATCATCAAAGACAGAATCGTACTCGAAGCAAAACGCCTGCTATGTTATACCTCCAACAGCGTCAAAGAAATAGCCTATCAACTGGGATACGACGATCCCGCTTACTTTAATCGCATGTTTACCAATAAAACAGGGGATTCTCCGGCCGTTTTTAAGAAAAAGTACCATCAGGAGGAAAAAGTACAATTTTAA
- a CDS encoding sensor histidine kinase, with amino-acid sequence MNKVRKTELAVVTAIYLLLLFPLLYTSVSRNVFELQDMYGHKFARYHQVFDYYIHYLLPSLARMTILYLALLCIHFVIVPRYLEQRRWWIGIPLAIITMALVFVTLMVAGSYYNGYLLGVYDTVQGAHTHFAKSAFILTIFCAVLYIIYYILREVYWRYGHEWISRTGFSKQLSSELGIALALWILFIVLAVSSDSHTIMRLIFMAGPVFIGLLFVWSYIVLPQFQQHGDKNKLIRDILLTTAATCVLLALVLTVIGWYGRKGFLMAGLMGGLALLIILPLSWWLYRIRRSQQATVSGLQIALGTSAATLDFHRSQINPHFLFNALNTLYGTALQEKASLTSEGIQRLGDMMRFMLHDNHQEKIPLEKEVAYLRNYIALQTLRTQAAPNIVIEVNIEEKDWDLWIVPMLLIPFVENAFKHGISMRYRSRIVVSLSCTQKHIFFDVYNTVHERPENDPERENLGIGLNNVKQRLNLLYPGKHELTIRHTATEFFVHLTIDTE; translated from the coding sequence ATGAATAAAGTCCGTAAAACAGAGCTGGCCGTCGTTACCGCCATATACCTCCTGCTACTGTTCCCATTGCTCTATACCAGCGTATCCAGGAACGTATTCGAATTACAGGACATGTATGGGCACAAATTCGCCCGATACCACCAGGTATTCGACTACTACATACACTACCTCCTGCCCTCCCTGGCAAGGATGACCATATTATACCTGGCATTGCTGTGCATACATTTTGTCATCGTTCCCCGCTATCTCGAACAACGCCGCTGGTGGATAGGGATACCACTGGCCATCATCACCATGGCGTTAGTATTTGTAACCCTGATGGTAGCCGGATCCTATTACAATGGATACCTCCTCGGCGTATACGATACCGTGCAAGGTGCACATACACACTTTGCCAAATCCGCTTTTATACTGACTATCTTCTGTGCCGTACTCTATATTATCTATTATATCCTGCGGGAGGTCTACTGGCGCTACGGCCATGAATGGATCAGCCGCACCGGTTTCTCAAAACAACTATCCTCCGAACTGGGAATAGCCCTCGCATTGTGGATATTGTTCATCGTACTGGCCGTCTCCTCCGATAGCCATACCATCATGCGCCTGATATTTATGGCCGGCCCCGTTTTTATCGGTCTACTTTTCGTCTGGAGCTATATCGTATTACCCCAGTTTCAGCAACATGGCGATAAAAACAAACTGATCCGGGATATATTATTGACAACGGCTGCCACCTGTGTCTTGCTGGCACTGGTGTTAACCGTCATTGGCTGGTACGGAAGAAAAGGTTTCCTGATGGCTGGATTAATGGGCGGATTGGCTTTACTGATCATCCTGCCCCTCAGCTGGTGGCTCTACCGTATCCGCCGGTCACAACAAGCCACCGTCAGCGGATTACAGATCGCATTAGGCACATCCGCCGCCACCCTCGACTTCCATCGCTCGCAGATTAATCCACACTTCCTGTTCAATGCACTCAATACCCTCTACGGTACCGCTCTTCAGGAAAAAGCATCCCTCACAAGCGAAGGCATACAACGCCTGGGAGACATGATGCGGTTCATGCTGCACGACAACCACCAGGAAAAAATACCACTCGAAAAAGAAGTCGCCTACCTGCGTAACTATATAGCACTACAAACACTACGCACACAAGCCGCTCCTAACATCGTCATCGAAGTCAACATCGAAGAAAAAGACTGGGACCTCTGGATCGTACCCATGCTCCTGATCCCCTTCGTGGAAAATGCCTTTAAACATGGTATCAGCATGCGGTACCGGTCCCGCATAGTCGTCTCGCTAAGCTGCACACAAAAACATATCTTTTTCGATGTATATAATACCGTACACGAAAGACCCGAAAATGACCCCGAAAGAGAAAACCTAGGAATCGGACTCAATAACGTCAAACAACGGCTCAACCTGCTGTATCCTGGCAAACATGAGCTGACCATACGACACACCGCCACCGAATTTTTTGTTCACTTAACGATAGATACCGAATAA
- a CDS encoding DUF4407 domain-containing protein gives MPASSSSHTTIDGMDRFLWWLAAADVSVLQESPADHERYRLTGLAVLVTWIFATLAWGYFFSTITNDSLAVIALALFFGFAILSIDRVLLSAMTRSQGRRKWLPVFFRLTLAITIGLFISQPVVLMLFKKDVLAQLEISKQRKLEEFRRKEMTMDAAMKNTWDNDIKRWQQQLEEKEIQVKAYKDAYIRETDGTGGSGKIGDAAISRVKKTEYLKAEEELILLRRTLAPQQTARLANLDTLRQTQEAKAQAYRSQLSDGFLAQIEALQELTAEHSALQQQYRLVVFLITLIEVLPVLSKLLMPPGEYDAKIAARGNKSSTGQLQQLQRTLHQ, from the coding sequence ATGCCAGCCTCATCCTCCTCACATACTACAATAGATGGTATGGACCGTTTCCTCTGGTGGCTCGCAGCTGCCGACGTGTCCGTCCTGCAAGAATCACCTGCCGATCACGAAAGATATCGCCTTACCGGCCTCGCAGTACTGGTCACCTGGATATTTGCCACCTTGGCCTGGGGATACTTCTTCTCCACTATTACCAACGATAGCCTCGCCGTAATCGCCTTGGCATTATTTTTCGGATTTGCCATCCTCAGTATAGACCGCGTACTTTTAAGCGCAATGACCCGCAGCCAGGGCCGCAGAAAATGGTTGCCGGTCTTCTTCCGGCTCACCCTCGCTATCACCATCGGCCTCTTTATCTCCCAACCCGTCGTACTAATGCTCTTCAAAAAAGATGTACTGGCCCAGCTGGAAATCAGTAAACAACGCAAACTGGAAGAGTTCCGCCGCAAAGAAATGACAATGGATGCTGCCATGAAAAACACCTGGGACAATGATATCAAACGCTGGCAACAACAGCTGGAAGAAAAAGAAATACAGGTAAAAGCATACAAAGATGCCTACATCCGCGAAACCGATGGCACCGGCGGATCAGGGAAAATAGGAGATGCCGCTATTTCCCGTGTCAAAAAAACAGAATACCTTAAAGCAGAAGAGGAACTGATACTGCTACGCCGTACACTGGCGCCACAACAGACCGCCCGGCTGGCTAACCTGGATACACTGAGACAAACACAGGAAGCCAAAGCCCAGGCCTATCGCAGCCAACTGTCAGATGGATTCCTGGCCCAGATCGAAGCCTTGCAGGAACTGACCGCCGAACACAGTGCCCTGCAACAGCAATACCGGCTGGTCGTTTTCCTCATCACCCTGATCGAAGTACTGCCGGTCCTTAGCAAATTATTAATGCCGCCGGGAGAATATGATGCAAAGATCGCTGCACGTGGAAATAAAAGCAGCACAGGACAGCTGCAACAATTGCAAAGAACCTTACATCAATAG